The region GCCCGGTCATTCATGGCGAAAATATCTACGGGGCCGTATTTCGGAGCACGTCAGATTCCTATCCGGATTCAGGCTATATTCAGATTCTGGACAAGAACGATAAAGTCATTTCCACGCCTGGCGGCTCGGCACCAACCTATCAGGATGGCAAATTGGCTGAGCAGCGTAAGGACCGCACTAATTCGCCATTTTTACATCCGCACGATGTGCTGGTCGATGAGGACGACAGTGTTTACGTAGCACAATGGGCATCGAAGAAAACATATCCTATTAAATTAGAGCGCGTTTCCTGATACGTTGGCCTGACCTATGAGCGAGTTGATTTTGTTGCAAGCTAATCCATCATCCCCCTCCGACTGGGTATTATTCTGGGGACATTTTCACCCACTCATTGTTCATCTGCCCATTGGCTTTTTGCTGATTGCCGGTCTGCTCGAAATCGACCGTCTAACCCGCCGAAACTCGGTTAGTCCGCATACGATTACGCTGATTCTGTTCTGGTCGGCGGTGAGTGCTACCATGGCCTGCGTGTTTGGCTATATGCTGTCGCTCGGTGGTGGTTATGAAGAAGAAACCCTGAACGACCACATGTGGGAGGGGATCGGTGTGGCCGTATTTGCCTGGCTGGCCTGGTCGGTAAAATCTGAAAATTTAGGCCGCATTTTTTCGTTTGCTCAGCTGATGTATCTGCCTGCTTTGGGAATCGCGTTATTGCTGTTGCTGGCGGCCGGACATCAGGGCGGCAATTTGACGCACGGCTCCGACTACCTGACGCAATATATGCCCGGTCCTATTCGGGCTATAACCGGTGTGGAGCCGAAGTTAAAAGAACTGAAGGTTGAGCCTATTACGGATGTCAATCAGGCAATGGTTTATCAGCAAATCGTGAATCCCATTCTGCACAGCCGCTGTGTGCAATGCCATAACGCCGGAAAATCGAAGGGTGGTCTTCGGCTCGATTCGCCCGAGATGATCAAGAAAGGTTATGAAGATGGGCCTGTGTTTGTGGCGGGTAACAGTAAATCGAGCGAATTGCTGAAAGTCTGCCTCCTACCGGAAGACGACGATCTCCACATGCCCCCAAAAGGCAAAACCCAGCTAAAGGGAAGCGATATTGCCCTTCTCACCTGGTGGATTGACCAGGGTGCGCCCTTTGATAAAAAGGTATCGGATCTAAAAGTCAATGATGCCATTCGCCCGGTGCTGGCGTCGTTGGGCGGTGGTGGCCCTGTTGAGGCAGGGGGGGCGCAAGTGGCTGCTGGCCCTGCACCCGAATCGCCGGTGCTGACGATGAAGGTGCCAGCCGCCGACCCCAAAGTTATTGACGAGTTGAAAAAACTGAATCTACTGGTATTACCTCTTTCGAAAGAACAGAACCAACTGGAAGTTAGCGCCGTCAACGCCCGGTCGTTTAATGATGCACAGGCCGCCGAATTGCCCAAGCTAAGCAATCAGATTGTCTGGCTTAAGTTGGGCGATACCGAAATTTCTGACGCGGCTCTGGCACAGGTTGCTAAGCTGAAAAATCTGCAAAAGCTCCATCTGGAGGAAACAAAAGTGACCGATGCGGGCCTGAAGCAACTAAAGGGACTGGCTTATCTGGAATACCTCAATTTGTATGGTACGCCCGTTACCGATGCCGGACTCGCTGAACTGGCCGAGCTCAAAAGCCTTAAAACAGTTTACCTCTGGCAGACCAAAGTCAGCGAAGAGGGTATTGCCAGATTAAAGACCGCCCTGCCCAAATTGGAGGTAATTGGTGGGATCAGCGAGCAGGCCGTCGCCGAATTTGTAAAAGCGGGCGAGCCGAAAGCCGGAGAGGTTAAGAGATAAGAAAATTAATTTAATGGTAATTGATAAGTGCTCACCGCGGAGCTGTGTTCTTGCTGTCGTGGTGTAGTGGCTTTCCATTGTTTCTATAGAATGACATCACCAATACGCCAGGTGAAAATACAGCCCTTGTATGTTACTTACCTTTTCGTGTCTTGCTGGCAATATAGTCTATCATCAAGATAAGATAGTACAATTTTTACGTGCCTTCCAAAGCTAAATTTGTAAATTCGTTTCACAATCAATCAGTTCGTTGCTATGCTCGTCTGGTCAGACATACGATTCAAATACGTTTTCCTCAGCGCAACGGCTGGCTTGTTTGGGACGTCTATCTGGCTAACGTCCTGCCAGAGTTCAGTCGAAAAGCCGGCCGAGATTGTGGCCGTCGAGGCAACGCTCCCCGAAAAAGTTGATTATAATCTGCACGTAAAGCCGATCCTGTCTGACCGTTGTTTTGCGTGTCATGGCCCCGACAAAGCCAAGCAACAGGCGGGTTTACGCCTGGATACGCCCGATGGTGCTTACGAAGCCCTGGCGAAAAGTGGCCACAAGGCTATTGTGCCGGGTAATCTGGCCAAGAGTGAACTGGTCAGCCGTATCCTCAGCACCGATCCGGAGGAGATGATGCCCACGCCCAAGTCGAACCTGACCCTGACAACGGAAGAAAAGGCGATGCTGATTCGCTGGGTTGAGCAGGGGGCCGAATACAAAGAACACTGGTCGCTTATTGCGCCGACCCTGCCGGAGATTCCGAAAGTAAAAGACGAAAAATGGGTTGTCAATGATATTGACGGGTTCATCCTGGCCAAACAAGAAGCAAAAAAAGTAAGCCACGCACCCGAAGCCGATAAAACCACCTTGCTCCGCCGGGTAAGCCTCGACCTGACGGGCTTACCACCAACACCCGCCGAAGTCGACGCTTTCCTGGCTGATAAATCCCCCAATGCCTACGAAAAAGTAGTGAATCGGCTGCTCAACAGTCCGCATTATGGCGAACGGCAGGCCGTCGAATGGCTCGATGTGGCGCGGTATGCCGATACGCACGGGTATCAGGATGATGGACTTCGAACCATGTGGCCGTATCGGGATTGGGTTATTCGGGCCTATAATCACAACCTTTCGTTCGACCGCTTTATAACCTGGCAACTAGCGGGTGATTTGCTGCCCAATCTGAACGGCTCGAAAGACAAGCGCGAGAAACTCATTGCCACCGCCTTCAACCGCAATCACCAGCAAAGCCAGGAAGGTGGAATCGTCGACGAAGAATACCGGACTGAATACGTTGCCGACCGGACCAATACCTTTGGGAAAGCGATGCTGGGGCTAACGGTCGAGTGCGCCCGTTGCCACGACCACAAATACGACCCCATCAGTCAGAAAGATTATTATTCGCTCTACGCCTTTTTCGATAGCAACAACGACCGGGGCCAGATTCCCTACAACGGCGAAGCTGCCCCGACGATTACCCTTACCAAGCCCGAAACGGAAGCGAAACTGCGCTTTATCCGCGAAAAATTAACGCCCATTCAACAGCAGCTCAATCTTAACCGGCCCGACTATCAGCAGCGTTTTGGGCAATGGCTGGCGAAAACCCGTGTGGTGTCGTCTATCGATTCCGGGTTGTTGGCGCATTATACGTTCGATGAAGCCGACCGGACGGATATCGGCGCTTACGTAAAAGCGAAAAACGAGGAACGGAAACGCGAAGAGGAAAAGAAGAAACGCGAGGAAGACGCAAAACGAAAGAAAGAGGGCATAGCCAAAGCCGGTAAGCCAGAGGCTAAACAACCTGAGAAAAAAGAACCGCCCAAGCGTAAAACAAAAGAAGAACTTTGGAAAGACCCACGAAATGCCTTTGCTAACTCGGTGAACGATACCATTCCGGCCCGCCTGGGGGGCGACCCTGATAAAGTGCCTTACGTTGTTCCCGGCCGCTTTGGAAAAGCCCGGTATCTGGCAGGCGACAGTTTCATTGAACTACCCGGAAACTTCGCGGTCTTCGAGCAAAATGAGCCGTTTACCGTAAGCAGTTGGTTCAATCTGGCCAAGCCAAATATGGCCCTGACACTGATGGGACGAACCACCGGCCCAATGGATGGTCAGCGTGGTTACCAACTTGATTTGTTGAGCGACGGTCGGCTCAAGCTGGCGTTTAGTCACGTATGGCCTGCTAATGCCATTGACGTTGAGACGATTGAAAAAGTCCCGGTCCATCAATGGTTCCAGGTCGCTTTTGCCTACGATGGTACCGGCCGGGCCAACGGGATTTCCCTGTACCTGAATGGGCGGCCACTTCGCACGAAGATCATCGCCGATAACCTGATACACAGCATGGTGTATGGCAAAAACAGAAGCCATTGGGCGCAGCACCCCTTTTATGTGGGCCGAATGCACGATAACTTTTACAAAGACTTTGCCGTCGATGAACTGCGTATCTATAACCGTTGCCTGACACCGCTGGAAATGCCAAAACTGGCGGGACAGCCGGATGCACTCATGGCCGCGCTGCAAACGCCCGCTGCCAATCGGACACCGGCTCAACGGACAGGCTTGTATACGTATTACGTCAGAACGCAGGACCCCGTTTATAAAACGACCTATGCTAATGCTATGAAGTTGCGGGGCGAACAAATCACCCTGTATACCGACTCCGATCAGCTTATGGTCATGCAGGAGCGGTCGGTGCCACGCGAGACACATCTGCTCAAAAGAGGGGCCTATGATGCCCCCGGTGAGGTCGTGAAACCGGCCGTGTTGCATAGCCTCAATCCGTTGGAGGACGACATGCCGACGAATCGGCTTGGCCTGGCAAAATGGTTACTGGCACCCGAAAACCCGCTGTTTAGTCGGGTGATGGTGAACCGTATGTGGCAGCAGTATTTCGGGCAGGGGCTTGCTAAAAACAGCGACGATTTCGGGAACCAGGGCGCGTTACCCAGTCACCCCGAATTGCTGGACTACCTGGCGATGAAATTCCGCGACATGGGCGAATGGGGCGGGCAGTGGAATACAAAAGCCATGCACAAGATGATTGTTATGTCGGCAACGTACCGGCAATCGTCGAGCGTACCCGAAAATGTTCGGGAGGCTGACCCGGATAACACCTACCTGACGCGTGGGCCAAGTTACCGCATGTCGGCCGAGCAGGTTCGGGATAATGCGTTGGCGGCTAGCGGACTACTTGCCCGGCAGATCGGTGGCCCGAGCGTATTGCCCTATCAGCCGTCGGGTATCTGGGAAGCGTTGGCTACCCGGAACGCTGTGAAGTACGAACAGGATCATGGCGATAGTCTATACCGCCGGTCGATGTACACCATCTGGAAACGGTCATCACCACCGCCCATGATGTTGAATTTCGATGCGGCCGAGCGACATACCTGCATTGTGAAACGCCAGAAAACCAGTACACCTTTACAAGCACTCGTAACGCTGAACGATCCGCAGTTTGTGGAAGCTGCACGAGTGCTTGCACAAAAAGTAGTGCCGACGTCTGTAGTGCCGACCGTCCCGGTCGGGCGAGCTGGTTCTATACGCCCGACCGGGACGGTCGGCACTACAGACGTTGGCATCAACGCTATTTTTAAAGCGGTTATCAGCCGCCCGGCCCGACCAGAGGAGATGGCGCTGGTGAACCAGTTGTACGCCGAAGAACTGGCTGATTTTAAACAAAATCCGAAGCGGGCCGCAGAGTTGTTATCAGTGGGGGAGTATCCTGTTGATAAAAAGCGAAATCCAGCCGAATTAGCTGCCTGGACCGTGGTTACGAGTACGATTATGAATTTCGACGAAGCGATTGTAAAACGATAATGGCTGGTCGTTCCAGCTGGCGCGAGCATTTGCCCGTGCCGTTAATTATGCCAGCATTCGCTCGCTGGCGGAGGGAATTTATCTAATCTGCCAGCGAATGCTGGCTAAATCATAGGCACGGGCAGATGCCCGCGCCAGCCAACAGCCAAGCAGTTATGGATATTCAGGACGAAATACATGACCAACTCAGCCGCCGGACCTTTCTAGGGCAATCTAGTGCTGGTCTGGGTGCCATTGCGTTAGCATCACTGCTAAACCCGACAAATCTGTTCGGTGGCGCATCGTCACCCGGCACCTCCATGCCGGGAGAAAATCCGGCGGTAGGCAAGCCGCACTTTCCACCGAAAGTGAAACGGGTAATTTATTTATTTCAGAGTGGAGCGCCGTCGCAACTCGAATTGTTCGATTACAAGCCAAAGCTCGAAGCCATGTGGGGGCAGGATTTACCGGCTTCGGTACGCAACGGCCAACGCCTGACGGGCATGAGTGCCGGACAAAGCCGGTTTCCATTGGCGGCTTCTAAGTATAAGTTCGCGCAGTACGGACCCGGTCGCATGTGGCTTAGTGAATTGTTGCCGCATACGGCGAAAATTGCCGGGGATTTAACCTTTGTGCGCTCCCTGCATACCGAGGCCATCAACCACGACCCGGCTGTTACCTTTTTTCAGACGGGAAGCCAACAAGCCGGGCGACCCAGTTTCGGCTCCTGGATCAGTTACGGACTAGGCTCAGACAATCAGAATCTTCCATCCTTTGTAGTACTTCTGTCCAAAGGGCGCGATGGCGACCAGCCGTTATATGCCAAACTCTGGAGTAATGGATTTTTACCATCTGTGCATCAGGGCGTGGTGTTCCGGTCGGGCCCTGACCCGGTGTATTACCTTAACAACCCGCCGGGAGTCGATAAAACCAGCCGTCGGCGGATGCTCGATTATTTGGATAAACTGCATCAGGAACAATTCAAACACGTACTGGACCCGGAAATAAACAACCGGATGGCACAGTACGAAATGGCGTATCGGATGCAGACATCGGTTCCCGAAACGCTCGACATTTCGAAAGAGCCGGACTATATCTTCGACATGTATGGTCCCGACAGCCGCAAGCCGGGCACGTTTGCTGCCAACTGCCTGCTGGCCCGCAAACTGGTCGAAAAAGATGTTAAGTTTATCCAGTTGTATCATCAGGGATGGGACCAGCACGGCAATCTGCCCAACGATATTAAAATACAAACAAAAAGCGTTGACCAGCCCTCGGCCGCACTGATCATGGACCTCAAACAGCGTGGTTTACTGGACGATACGCTCGTGATCTGGGGCGGAGAATTTGGCCGTGGGGCATACTCACAGGGAAAACTCACCCGCGATAATTACGGGCGAGACCACCATCCACGAGCGTTTTCGGTCTGGATGGCGGGGGCCGGGGTTAAAAAAGGTATGGTCTACGGCGAAACCGATGATTTCGGCTATAACGTTGTCAAAGACCCTGTTCACGTGCATGATTTCCAGGCGACGGTCCTGCATCTGCTCGGAATCGACCACGAAAAACTGACCTTCAAAAGCCAGGGACGACGGTATCGACTAACCGACGTGCATGGCAAAGTAGTGAAGCCGATATTAGCATAACGCCTATGTAGCCAGCGAGTTAGGTTACGGAAGGCTACTGAAAGAAATTGGCAATGGAGGTTTTTTGCCAAAAAAAGATATTCGGTACATAATACGTTTGTTTACGTCTTTTTAAGACCATAGAGTAAGGAGCTACGTCTTTTCGGCGTGGCTCTTTTACTTTTGTGGCATGCTACAGCAATTAGAAATATGGATAAGAGCCACCGTCCGCTGGTTCGGTTACATCCCTAACCGCGATTTGTCGGGATGGGTATTGCTCATCATGGCGGTGTTGGTTGGTCTGGCTGTCGATCTGGTTATGACGCAAATCGTTCGTTTTGTTGTTCGTCGTCGACCGTTTCACACCCTGGCCTTACTCAAAATTTATGTCCGTTGGGCCTTCTGGGTGTTTGTGCCTTCCCTGTTCTTTTTACTGGCTACAAACATACAGTCGGCGCGGTTTCTGCGTCGGCATCCGGTGGCGGATAAAACAGCCGAAGTTCTTTTTCTGGTTACGACAACCTGGCTGGTTGTTCAATTGCTTAAAGTTGCCGAGCTTCGGTTAATTCATCAGTACGATACCACGCAGGACGTTAATCTATCTCAGCGGAAATTTGTCACCCAGGTGCGGTTCTTTCGCCGGATCATCTCTGCTGGAGTGATCATTGTAGGGGCGTCGCTGCTATTGATCTCGTTTCAGGGAAGCCGGAAAGTGGGATTGAGCGTACTAACCTCGGCTGGGGTCGTTTCGGTGTTGATTGGTTTTGCCGCTCAGAAAACACTGGCCAATTTAATGGCGGGTATTCAAATTGCCTTTAATCAGCAAATCCGGTTGAACGACGCCGTTGTGGTCGAAAAAGAATGGGGGCGCATTGAAGAGATTAACCTGACGAGCGTTATCGTACGGCTTTGGGACCGCCGTCGGCTCATTCTGCCCATTACGTACTTTGTCGAAACACCATTCGAAAACTGGACCCGCTCCGATGCCTCCATCATTGGCAGCATCTTTCTCTATCTGGATTACAAAGTGCCCATTGATAAACTTCGGGAGAAGGCCCGGCAGATTGCTGAGAACGATCCGCTTTGGACCGGAGAAAGTTTTGCCGTACAGGTAACCGACACACAACCCACCTGCATCGTTGTCCGTATTCTGGTCTCGGCCCATGATTCGCCGTCGGCCTTTGATTTGCGTTGCCACATGCGCGAACAACTCATCGCTTTTCTGCGCGACGAGCATCCGGAAAGTCTGCCGCAAACGCGTCTGATGCTGGCCGAGGAGTTGAAAAGTGGTGAAGTGAGTGGAATAAGTGGAGTGGTAAAGTCATAGGCTTATTTTACGTACTGCACCCACTGTAGTGGTGTCGGGTCCTCAGACCCGACACGCTCGCGTCAGCAATTAGTGTCAGGTCTGAGGACCCGACACCACCAATATCATTCTTCCCACCCAAACGACCGCTCGATGGCCTTCTGCCACCCGCGCATTAGCTTTGTGCGCTGTGCATCGTCCATATTAGGTTCGTAGGTTTTGGCAATGCCCCAGTTCTGGCGGAGGTCATCCAGATTTTGCCAGTAACCAACGGCTAACCCGGCAGCATAAGCAGCTCCGAGAGCCGTCGTTTCTGTCATGCGGGGGCAGATAACGGGCCCATTTAGTACATCGGATTGAAACTGCATGAGCAGAGAGTTAACAACCATGCCGCCGTCCACGCGCAGAGATTTGAGCGATACACCCGCATCCTGCTCCATCGCCCGGACAACATCGACGGTCTGATAAGCGGTAGCTTCCAGAACAGCCCGTGCAATATGACCTTTGTTGACAAAACGCGTTAGGCCGGCAATAACGCCCCGCGCATCGGCTTTCCAGTGGGGAGCATAGAGGCCCGAGAAAGCAGGTACAAAATAAGCGCCCCCATTATCCTCAACCGTGCGGGCCAGGGTTTCAATGTCGGTGCTCTTTTTAATGATACCCAGATTGTCGCGCAGCCATTGCACCAGCGCACCGGTAATTGCCACGCTGCCTTCGAGCGCGTAATGAACCGGCTCATTTTGAAACTGATACGCTACCGTTGTTAACAGTCCGCAGGTCGATTTTCGGAGTTCGGTGCCGGTATTCATCAGTAGGAAACAGCCCGTTCCGTAGGTGTTTTTCGCCTGACCCGGTTCGTAGCAGGTTTGGCCAACGAGGGCGGCCTGCTGATCGCCGAGAATACCCGCTACCGGAACGCCCGGTAACACTTCCGACGATACCGTTCCGTACACCTCACTGCTGGGGCGTATCTGGGGCAGCATGGCGCGGGGCACCGTGAAGTCGCTTAATAAGCTGTCGTCCCAGTTAAGGGTGTGCAGATTCATGAGCTGCGTCCGGCTGGCGTTGGTAACATCGGTCAGGTGCAGACCACCGTTTACACCACCGGTCAGGTTCCAGACCACAAAAGTGTCCATGTTGCCGAAAACCGCGTCGCCCCGTTCGGCATCTTCTCGAAGCCCCGGTACATGATCCAGCAGCCATTTGAGTTTCAAACCGCTAAAGTAGGTAGCCAGCGGAAGCCCTGTTTTCTCGCGAAACCGATCCTGTCCAAGCCCATTGGCCGAGAACTCAAGAACCAGATCGGCGGTACGCATGTCCTGCCAAACAATGGCGTTGTAGTACGGCTTACCCGTCCGGCGGTTCCAGACAACGGTGGTTTCGCGCTGGTTGGTAATGCCTACGGCCTTGATATCCTGAACAGAAAGTTTGCCTTTGATACGAGCCAGGGCAATTACTTCGAGTGTATTGCGCCAGATTTCTTCGGGGTCGTGCTCTACCCAGCCGGGTTGCGGGTAAATCTGTTTGTGTTCCTTCTGAGCAACGGAAACGATCTTGCCCTGTCGGTCGAATACAATACAACGGGTACTGGTCGTTCCCTGGTCAATGGCGGCGATGTAAGAGGGCATAGGGTATTTTAAATGTAGTAAAAAATGAGTGAGTTTGGGACAGTTCCCGACTAATAGTTACAGCGTAAACCAGTGAATCAGCAACCCGCCAAGTACAGCCCCCACTAATGGGCCCACAACGGGTATCCAGGCGTAGCTCCAGTCGGACGATCCTTTGCCGGGAATTGGCAGGAGCGCATGGGCCAGGCGTGGGCTGAAATCGCGGGCGGGGCTCATGGCGTAACCGGTAGTGCCGCCGAGCGAGAGCCCGATACTCCACACCAGAATGCCCACCAGATACGGACCAACGCCAATGGCTAGCTCGCCCAGGTTTTTGGACGAAATACCTGCCAAACCCAGAATAAGCACCAGCGTAGCCATGGCCTCGCTCAAAAAGTTGGCCCCCGGCTTCCGAATGGCTGGCCCCGTAGCGAAACAGGCTAGCTTGGCACCCTCATCGGGCGTGGCGGCCCAATGGGGAAGATAGTGGAGCCACACTAGGGTTGCTCCCAGAAAGGCTCCGATTATCTGCGCCGTAATGTAAGGCACCAAGTGGCTGAAGTCGTTGGTAGCTACGGCAAAAGCAACCGTTACGGCAGGATTCAAATGGGCATCGACACTGCCAAAGGCTTTGGAAACAAAAACGCCCATCGTCACCGCAAACGCCCAGCCTGCGGTAATGACAATCCAGCCCGATGATTCACCTTTTGTTTGTTTAAGCACTACATTGGCCACAACACCATTGCCCAGCAGAATGAGCACCATTGTACCAATTAATTCACCAAGAAAGGGAGATGTTTGCATGTATAGGGGTTAGTGGCTAATCGGGCAGGGGTAAGTAGACGGTGGTTTGAATGAATCACGACTCATTCGCTACTAATCACTGCCCTCAAGGTTTAGGAATAGTTTGTGCGAATTAAGTCATATTTTTGGCCCTATTCCAAACCTGGCGGTAAATTCATTTTTTGCCCGACGTACCATAACGGGATTCACCTCATCAATCCATTTAGTCATCCTCATGAAAAGCATCTTATTTACCGAGACCGGAAAACCAACCGAGATTCTCAAATTTGCTGACAGTGCCCTACCCGAGCCCGGCCCAAATGATGTGCGCATCAAGGTCATTGCCGCGCCAATAAATCCGTCCGACATCATGTTCGTACAGAATCTCTATGGAATTCGGCCGCAGTTGCCTTCAGGAGCCGGGTTTGAGGGTGTGGGCATTGTGGATGCCATTGGCGAAGGCGTGCAGATGCGAACGGGTATACGGGTGAGCTTCACCAGTGTGGGTACCTGGTCAGAATACGCTATTGCCCATCACCGGAGCCTTATTCCGGTACCCGATGCCATGTCGGACGAGGTGGCAGCTCAGTTGTTTGTCAACCCGTTTACGGCTTATGCCATGGTGCAGGATGCCGGTGTACCGGAAGGCGGCTGGCTGATGCTCACGGCGGCTGGCTCAGCTTTTGGTAAAATGGTGATTCAACTCTGTGCCATGCGGGGTATCAAAACCATCGGCACCGTTCGGCGCGACGATCTTACCGATGAGTTAAAAGCCCTCGGACTAACCGAAGTGATCAATACCGAAACTGAGAACATGGCTGCCCGCGTCAAGCAGATTACCGATGGTGCCGGTGTCGGCTGTGTGCTCGATGCCGTTGGCGGGCATATCGCTACCGAAGCCGTTAAGTGCTTGGCTAAAGGCGGAACCATGCTTATCTATGGGCTGATGAGTTTACAGGACCCTAGTCTGAACGCCGGTCTGCTGATTTTTAGAGAACTGACCGTAAAGGGCTTCTGGCTTACAGACTGGATGCGTCGGGTAGATAGTCAGACCCGGCAGGAAGTGGCACAAAATGTGATAGGTTTGCTGGCATCGGGCAAAATTCAATTGCCGGTGGAGGCATCGTATCCACTGGAGCAAATCACCGAAGCCGTCGAACACGCCGACCGGCCGGGGCGCCGAGGGAAAATCCTGTTAAAGCCCTAACGTGCATCGGCTATTGTAACCGGTTTATAGGGATTAAATCAGTAAGCTGCCCAACGTTAAAAACCGTTGGGCAGGCTGCTTTTGCTAATTTTCTAAACGATTTCAGGTGGCTTCCTTATCTTTGACAACAATATACAGTTCAGTACGTTTGTTTCAATAACGACCGCAGGTTTACTCACATCCACTTACTCGACTCGTTCGTATGCTCTTGCTCCAGGTTCCGGCTGTTGATACTACGGCCGCATCACTGTCGGCCACTACGGCTGCTCAACCCCAAAGTCTGCAATTATTTGATCTCGTAGCCAAAGGCGGTTGGGTCATGATTCCCATCGCATTTTTGCTGTTTTCGGCGCTCTATTTGATTTTCGAACGGTACTTCGTAATCCGGTCGCAAAGTCGATACGATGCCAATTTTATCGATAATATTCGGGATATGGTGGCGCAGGGGAACATCAAATCGGCCGAATCGTTCGCTAAGAACCAGCGTACTGCTATGGGCCGGGTGTTTGAAAAAGCCATTGGCCGAATCGGCTCGCCCATTCGCGAGATCGAAGGAACCATCGAAACGGTTGGCCAGATTGAACTCTCGCGGCTGGAGCGAAATATGGGGTATCTGGGTATCATTGCCGGTATTGCGCCGATGCTGGGTTTTATCGGAACCATCTCCGGTATTATTCGAATTTTCTACGACATTTCGTTATCCGACAATATCAGCGTGGGTATCATTGCCGGTGGTCTATACGAGAAAATGATTACCTCAGGCTCTGGTCTGATTGTGGGTGTCATCGCCTACACGGGCTATCACCTGCTTAATATGATGATCGAGCGGTTTACGCTGGCGCTGGAAGTAAATGCCTTCGAGTTTATCGAAGTTCTGCAAAAACCAACGACTGAGCCCGCCCGGATGCGGTAGTGTAACGCCGACCGTCTCGGTCGGGTTTTGCACAGACAACGTCTATCACGGCCGACCGGGACGGTCGGTATTACACTATGAAACTCCGACGTAAAAGTAAATTTGCTGCTGAAGTTGCGACTTCGTCCCTGAACGACATCATGTTTTTCCTGTTGTTGTTCTTCCTGATCATTTCGACGGTAGCGAATCCTAATGTGATCAAGCTGTTACTGCCTAAAGCAGCCTCAACCCAGCAGTTGAGCAAGAAACAGGTAACGCTATCGGTTGATGCCGACAAAAAATACTATATCGATAAAAAACCGGTCGATCCGGCCAATCTGGAGAATGAATTGAAACAGATCATGGCCGGTATTGCTGAGCCAACCGTTGTGGTTCGTTTCGACAAGACCTTAACCGTACAGGATTTGGTTGATGTGCTGCAAACCGGGGCCAAGTTGAATATCAAGATGGTGATGGCCACTTCCAAATAAATCTGGCCTTTCGTGTAAAACCGACCGTCCCGGTCGGGTGTAAAGTCAAACCTTTTACACCCAACCGGGACGGTCGGTTTTACGCAAGAAATAACTTCTAAATAAGTTTGTAATTCTTGTACTCGCCAATGCGCCAGCCGGTTAATCGTTCTACCCAGGCCAGAACTTTAACTCTCGTGGAGTAATTCTGCTGCCGGGTATCGAAGTCAAACTGGATATTCTCCCGTTTAATGCGCTCCTGCATAACGGCCGGATGCGTGCCGTCAAACAGAG is a window of Spirosoma linguale DSM 74 DNA encoding:
- a CDS encoding Biopolymer transport protein ExbD/TolR (PFAM: Biopolymer transport protein ExbD/TolR~KEGG: mca:MCA2237 biopolymer ExbD/TolR family transporter) — protein: MKLRRKSKFAAEVATSSLNDIMFFLLLFFLIISTVANPNVIKLLLPKAASTQQLSKKQVTLSVDADKKYYIDKKPVDPANLENELKQIMAGIAEPTVVVRFDKTLTVQDLVDVLQTGAKLNIKMVMATSK
- a CDS encoding Alcohol dehydrogenase zinc-binding domain protein (PFAM: Alcohol dehydrogenase zinc-binding domain protein; Alcohol dehydrogenase GroES domain protein~KEGG: pcr:Pcryo_0019 zinc-binding alcohol dehydrogenase), coding for MKSILFTETGKPTEILKFADSALPEPGPNDVRIKVIAAPINPSDIMFVQNLYGIRPQLPSGAGFEGVGIVDAIGEGVQMRTGIRVSFTSVGTWSEYAIAHHRSLIPVPDAMSDEVAAQLFVNPFTAYAMVQDAGVPEGGWLMLTAAGSAFGKMVIQLCAMRGIKTIGTVRRDDLTDELKALGLTEVINTETENMAARVKQITDGAGVGCVLDAVGGHIATEAVKCLAKGGTMLIYGLMSLQDPSLNAGLLIFRELTVKGFWLTDWMRRVDSQTRQEVAQNVIGLLASGKIQLPVEASYPLEQITEAVEHADRPGRRGKILLKP
- a CDS encoding MotA/TolQ/ExbB proton channel (PFAM: MotA/TolQ/ExbB proton channel~KEGG: aeh:Mlg_1436 MotA/TolQ/ExbB proton channel) → MLLLQVPAVDTTAASLSATTAAQPQSLQLFDLVAKGGWVMIPIAFLLFSALYLIFERYFVIRSQSRYDANFIDNIRDMVAQGNIKSAESFAKNQRTAMGRVFEKAIGRIGSPIREIEGTIETVGQIELSRLERNMGYLGIIAGIAPMLGFIGTISGIIRIFYDISLSDNISVGIIAGGLYEKMITSGSGLIVGVIAYTGYHLLNMMIERFTLALEVNAFEFIEVLQKPTTEPARMR